The genomic DNA GCGCCCGGGTGTGCGGGTGTGTACCGCTGCCAGCCTGGTCCAGCAGCTTGCTGTGCgaatgaaaaacaatttaGCTTCAATTTGTTAGCACTTGAAATATGCATTCGCCccttcgacacacacacaccccgtaGTGCACATGCACATAAAGTCACATCTGTTCATTGGGCCGGAGTTGAGACGCCCGGCACCTTGGCTACGACCGTAAGCCACTTTTGCCACACGGAGCCGGGCGCCTCCACCGTGTGCTCCACCGCACGACGCTGGGAGCTCCTCGGTCATTGTTCTAGCTCGTAGATTAATCACTTCTTTTCTCACAGCAAAACTTCCTCCTTTGCTCTTTGGTGTGGTTATGATCTGTTCACTGATAGCACTCGAGCAGTCTGATCTCAATTGCCGTATGCTCGAGCTTTTAGCAGCATTACCAGCACCGGTAACCACTTCCCATGGTCTCCCACGCTCCCCCACTCCGTCTGTAGCCATTTTTGTTCTGCTTTCACAGATGCcagtatttttatttatctttctcCGTACTTTCATCGGTATGGCAGGATTGGTTCAACCAGCGCACCCGAGCTTGATGAGAGCAGCGCTCTCGAGAAGAATGCTAAGCAAGATTTTACCTAATCAAAGAGATAACAAGCGACTGTGTGTTGTTCAATCAgctttaaatataaataactctcgctggtgtgtgtatgtgtgcggtTTAGCCATGGAGATGTAGCATAATGAATAGTGATTTGTTCTTGACAAATTGTTAGGAAATGTTGGACTTTGTTATGACATAAAGTTTAGTTGCTAGCATAGTGTAACAAATACTTATGTATTCTGTGTAGGGGTTTCCTATTATTATTCATTCTACTATGTTCCATATACTTGTAACAATAAATTGCTCACCATTATGGGCTGCTGGAAATGTaaattgctgctgtaaatacTCTCTATTCCAAACATAGCTAGAAGCGAACaggaaattttaaaagtaGTACGCaactaaattttaaaatgtatGTTAGTATAATTACAATTAAACGAACAAACCgtcaatttaaataaatcataaccACTCGCCACCCAATTGCAGCAGTAGAATACAACCTTCGCGCAGCTACTTGcgctgtccacactgagccgAACCATTGTCAGCTTCGCGTTAGCGTTGCCGCTGCGACTTTGATTGATACCGCTGTAGCATGTTTCGTGCGCAAACAGTTTATCGCTCTGCTGAGTGCAAACAGTTTTGATCAAGTGTAAACCAAATCAGAGATATTTTTTCTATCCCCGCCTTAATAGTCTATTATTAGGGCTCGGTTCGATTTACATTGACCGTGGGTCTAGTGATTCGTGGCTAAACGCGAGGCTTAACTACGATACAGTAGCAATGGAAGCCGAGGAAAACGTTTTTTAGTGTAATTTGTTAGATTTACTGTATAGGACGCGATTGCACATTGTGAACAGCGCTCTGCAACGTAACAACCGTATGACACTGCTGAAGTCGTCAGTAAACATAGCCAGTTGTTGTTTAGGTTTTGGTTTGCCTCCTACACACGCcagtgtttgtttattatCCCTAGTTTCTGCCCCAAGTGCACCGATAAGCTCAGTGGGACATTGGACGTCGTGCAGAGCGGTCGACGATTCGGGCAAACGCAGTATCCGAACACCGTGCAATGGAAGCGAAAGAGAACTACATTAAAACGCGTCTCGTTACGCAAGTGCTGAACAATCACGAATGCTTCCGGGGGATGGAAGTGTTTGGATGTACGCTCCAAACGCCCAAACACCTAGACGGTTTTATGTCCACCATTCACCAATTGACGTTGATTTTGCGCAACAAAGCGAATGGGTGAGTTACACATCGTGCCAGTGTTCCACTATGTTTGGCTTATCttgtccctctctctctctcgtactATTAAACGTTATCAGGGAAGATTCAACCGTACCATTGTTGGTGAAGGTGATGAAGGGAAGCGAACGGTTCCGGACGCAAAACCTCGGCCATGTACTCTTCCCGAACGAGATCAACATCTACGCTAATGTGCTACCATACTTCGATTCTTTACTTGCTGCATCGGGCTCACCGCTCAAGGCGACGGATTGGTGTCCCCGGGCCTACCTAAGCTCGATGGGACAGTTTCCCGAGTACAGTGACATATTCGAAACGTTTCTCGTAATGGAAAATGTAGCACCCAAAGGCTTCCGGAATGGTCCAAGACTAGATCTGGACGAGACACATCTTACCCTGATGGCGGAGATCATTGCCCGGTATCACGCCTGTTCGTACGCGTTGCGCATACAAAATCCCGACAAACTGGACGCGCTTGTCCAGAAGATCATTCCACTGAATTTTCTGCAGGATGGGAAAATCTTTTTCGAAAGTTACGACATGATCTTTCGGCTGGCAGCGGAGCGTTTGTTTCTGTACGTTGATGAGTTCCCGGCAGAGCTTGATAGTGAGCGGTTTAAGCAGCATGTCGCCATCCTGCGTACCAAGTACGGGCCAAACCAATCGCTGCTCATGCAGCAGATGCTCGAACGTGATCCGATCTACTCGGTAATACTGCACGGTGACTACAATCGGAATAATGTGCTGTTTCGCTACTCCGATGACGTTCCGGTCGAGATACTAATGATCGATTTCCAGGAGAATCGGTACGGCTCGCCAGCGCTGGATTTGTCGTTCTTCATGTACATGAACATGACGCCCGAACTGAGGGAACGGTTTTGGGACGAACTGTTGCACCGTTATCACAGGCAGCTGATCCGGACGCTGTGCGAGATACTGCGCTGTACGGAAACGGATCCTCGGCTGGAAGCGTACAGTGAGCCAAACTTTAGGAAGCACTTTTCGCGGTTTGCCCTGTACGGTGCTATGGTAGCGCTTAACTTTATTCCCGCAATGATGAGCAGCGAGGAGGAATGTGCCGAGCTTAACAGCTACTTTGAGCAGGATGTGCACTGTGAAGGATTCCGACGGTGCACGCTTACGGTTGGCGGGAATGAGGTTAACCGCCGCATTACGGCAGTTATGCGACACGCGAGCCAAATGGGTTACATGGATGTGATGTAATTATGTGTGCAAATTGTAATGCAGCAAGGGGTGAAAGTATTTAACCAGCTGACAAACTTTATAGGGTCAGCTGTGATAATGTCGAGTTCTGTGAAGTACAAACCCTTAAAAACCTCATTCCTAGAGCTCGAATGTGAGGTCCTTCAGTGTCCAGCGCCCGAGTGTTTGAATTAGCATCAGCCAGCACCAAGTTAGCAACCTGTTATTCTGAGCAACATAAGCTATAATAAAAACTACGAATTTATACTCACATCCACTATAATTGTAACGGtcattttgaatttaaataaacaagaGCAATTGATCCCAAAAGGGGAACACGtgaataaacattaaaatGACTCAACGATCAATTTGATCAATTTAGATTCAGAAAgacattaataaaaaataaacacgaGTTATCTAATATATCTTAGGTACTATTTCCCGATATCGTTTCTTGACATTACAACTTTGATTCGACTTCCCAATTACACGCTGTAATTGTACGATCATGTAGCTATTGCGCATCTCTAATTGGTGCTATCAAGCATATCTGATAACTTTAACCCAAAGCACATGGGAGACATCACGCTCACCGCATCTCCGCATCACCTTCCTCGGGCAGGGCTCGGGCTCGTTGTACCGTACCTTTGTGTTACAATAGTCTTCCTCCATCTCCACCGCCATCGAATAGTATTACCGACCCGAAGTTCTCCCAGCAGCACCTACAGGCACCCGCGGTAATTCTAGACCGGTATAAAAACGATCGCCTCCGTAGGTGCAATTTCCAGTTCACAGGTGACGCTACAACCATCCGCTGTGCTGTGCAATCGTGCGTGACACGTGCCTCAACGTGTGTTGCTGATCAACAAAAGTGTCCAGAATTTTATCCTGTTTTGTGATTTAAGAGTTTCGAAATCAAAACCCCACCATGATAGTGCTCGTGTTTATAGGCGTGTTTGCCATCGTGTATTACATAAACTTTCGAAGATCCCGCAAACGGTTGTACGAGCTAGCGGAACGAATACCGGGTCCGTTCGATTATCCTTTAATTGGCAGCATACTACTGACGCTCGGCAAGGATCCGCTAGAGTTGGTAGCCCATCTGATGGAGCTGATGCATCAGCTACCGTCGCCAATGCGTGCCTGGCTCGGTCCATTTCTGCTGGTCGTTATCGATCGGCCCGAAATGGTGCAGGACATTCTGAACTCGCCCGACTGCCTCCAGAAACCGTTCATGTACGACTTTTTTCGCCTCAACAAGGGACTGTTCGGTGCACCGGCTGCTATGTGGCGCCGGCATCGCAAACTTCTCAACACGTCCTTTTCCCCGGCCGTGCTGAAAAGTTTCGTACCGAAGCTAAACGCAAAGGCGGAACAGTTTACCCGCGAGCTGGACGACAAAGTATCGAGCGAATGCTTTGACGTGCATACGCTGCTGGCCCGCTACACCTTGGTAACCATCTCGTCCACGACGCTCGGCGCAGATCTAAGCGTCGAGAGGCGGGAAGTGTTGGAAGAATATAGCAGTAACGCCATCCAGTGAGTTTGCATAGCTTTGGGCCCtacagtgagtgtgtgtgtgtgtgtgggcgtcATTAACTTGATTCTCGTTTTAGAATGTTTACTGCCAGCTTCGAGCGTATCTACAAAGCTTGGTTGCATCCCGAGTTTCTGTACCAAATGACTTCCGCGTTCAAGGAGGAACAGGCCCGGATGAAGCTATTCAAGCAGATGTCACGCAAGGTTTGCAGCACGGTTGGCCTACCAACAACTCATAGCACTAACTTCACTTCCTTTCATTTCTAAAGATTATAAACATAAGGCAAGCTCTGCAGCCGTCAGGTAAACCCAAAGACGACCTCCAAGACTCGGACCCCGAGGACAGGCAGGAGTTCCCGAAGGCGAAAAATTTCATCGAACGGCTGGAGGAAATCGCGACCGACCCGAGCAACAGTATCGATGAGGACGGGTTTCAGCAGCACATCGATACGATGATGTTCGGTGGCAACGATACCTCCGCCCAGGCCCTCTCGAACACGCTGCTAACGCTGGGTATGTATCCCGACTGGCAGGAGAAAGTTTACCAGGAAATCATGGAAGTCGCACCGAGCGGACCCATCTCGTACGAGGATCTCACCAAGCTTACCAACATGGAAATGTTCCTGAAGGAAACGATACGGCTCCTACCCATCACGGGGCTTATAGCGCGTGTCCCCACCAAGGAGGTCCAAGCGCAAGACGTTACGATTCCGCCCGGCGCCATCGTGCTGATTCCGTTCCTTAAAATGCATCGTGACAAAGCGCTCTGGGGACCGGATGCGGAACAGTTTAATCCGGACAACTTTCTGCCGGAACGGTGCGCCCAGCGACATCCGTACGCGTTCATACCGTTCAGCCAGGGACCGCGGAACTGTATCGGCATGAAGTATGGGTGGATCTCGATGAAGATATTACTGTGCCATGTGGTGCGTCAGTATCGCATTGCCACCGACATTAAGCTGAACGAAATCAAGCTTTCACTGTCGCTGGTAATGAAGctgaacaaaaaacacttgaTCCGATTGGAGCGTCGCTGTGCGGCCAGCTGAAAAAACGGGCGATAGGCatcgaaataaaaatttcCCTCGCACCGCTGTGCTTCTAGTTCTAGTTCTGGCCCGGTTACAATAGCTGTTACAGTACACCGTTTGATTATATCACACCTGCATTCCATTCCGAACCATTGGtggagaagcagcagcaaaaaaaaaacgattgaaCAGATCTACATTCATCCACCGATTGATAAGACGCACCGTCATTAGGCGTAATTTATTCAACTAGCACATGCTgcctactactgctactgaaCTAACCTGACCCGCGCTGGATGCCCCGACGATGGTAAACCCGTGAGAACACTTCCGTGCTTTGCGGCATCAGGTGTTAATTACGCTCAACCGTGCGCCACCATCCTGCGGCTGTAAACGTGTGCGGCGTACTTGACACGATGCCTCCGCCGATGTTTTAGCACGGTTTATGAGGTACATTCCCCACCAATAACGGCACTATTACAGCGTGCGCGGAACGTGCCACAACGATGTGCGTATTTTATTGTCGAATCCAATTCGAGCACCACCATCGCCCAACTCCAACGCAATCGGTATGTTAAATACGCACGCAATGTGTACCTTGCGCACGCAACACCTATCGGACGATCGGCGATATTGGCAAATAATTAAGTTGGCCCCATCTTTCAATAAACGTTGTCCGCCTTGGGAAGCGTGCAGGACGTTGCCCTCCGTACGGTAGAGTGTGGTTGAAGATCAATCGACGGTAGATCTTTTGATATAATTAGACAAAGAGTGGATACTACTTTCACTGAGGGAGGGATTTTTCAAACGTTCAGATATTAAGCTGTTTGTCGGCCATTCAGATTTGCCAATGGATTGTCTTTCGTGTTGGCGAACGTATCTAATTACAGCAAATTAAAGATCAGTCTAATGATTTGATAGGTAATGGGTCAAATGAACCATAGATTCTAATAATTGAACTacacgtgtttttttttgggaacttCCACGAGATAAACCCACCAGCTACAGGACACAGAAACTACAGATGAACCTACGCTGAAAATCCCAAGCAAAAAACTTGCTGAGCTCCTGAGGTAATGGAATGAACCAACTGCAGCCAGGAACGCTACGGCAATCTCAATTCTCGTATCAGTATTGCATCTCTATCTATCTAGCAAATTCCACTCGATCCAATCGAACTTTTGTTTCTGAGAAATCCCCAaatcagcaatacggccaggccgttctttatgaataaaaaaaaaatccccaaatCAATTACAGATCACGTTCCAGATTGATGTGGTTGTTGTCATTTCGTATCAGAACTAGTTCTAAAGCAACATGTAATCAAGTAATAGTAAGTAAACATGTAACTACTGACGATTTATTGCTTGTGTAAATATTGTATCCAAGTAGAGTTTAGTAAGGAACAAGTTTTTCAGAGATATTTAAATTGGTAATAGTAAATTTGacgcttttttaattaaaaaattcaaactttATCTTTTGAATTACATTTGTGTGATTATAAAGCGCTTAAACCTGACCCGGTGGTAGAAGCGACAatggcgccgatcttcattttcttcttcttccttg from Anopheles stephensi strain Indian chromosome 2, UCI_ANSTEP_V1.0, whole genome shotgun sequence includes the following:
- the LOC118504524 gene encoding uncharacterized protein LOC118504524, giving the protein MEAKENYIKTRLVTQVLNNHECFRGMEVFGCTLQTPKHLDGFMSTIHQLTLILRNKANGEDSTVPLLVKVMKGSERFRTQNLGHVLFPNEINIYANVLPYFDSLLAASGSPLKATDWCPRAYLSSMGQFPEYSDIFETFLVMENVAPKGFRNGPRLDLDETHLTLMAEIIARYHACSYALRIQNPDKLDALVQKIIPLNFLQDGKIFFESYDMIFRLAAERLFLYVDEFPAELDSERFKQHVAILRTKYGPNQSLLMQQMLERDPIYSVILHGDYNRNNVLFRYSDDVPVEILMIDFQENRYGSPALDLSFFMYMNMTPELRERFWDELLHRYHRQLIRTLCEILRCTETDPRLEAYSEPNFRKHFSRFALYGAMVALNFIPAMMSSEEECAELNSYFEQDVHCEGFRRCTLTVGGNEVNRRITAVMRHASQMGYMDVM
- the LOC118504525 gene encoding cytochrome P450 4C1-like; translated protein: MIVLVFIGVFAIVYYINFRRSRKRLYELAERIPGPFDYPLIGSILLTLGKDPLELVAHLMELMHQLPSPMRAWLGPFLLVVIDRPEMVQDILNSPDCLQKPFMYDFFRLNKGLFGAPAAMWRRHRKLLNTSFSPAVLKSFVPKLNAKAEQFTRELDDKVSSECFDVHTLLARYTLVTISSTTLGADLSVERREVLEEYSSNAIQMFTASFERIYKAWLHPEFLYQMTSAFKEEQARMKLFKQMSRKIINIRQALQPSGKPKDDLQDSDPEDRQEFPKAKNFIERLEEIATDPSNSIDEDGFQQHIDTMMFGGNDTSAQALSNTLLTLGMYPDWQEKVYQEIMEVAPSGPISYEDLTKLTNMEMFLKETIRLLPITGLIARVPTKEVQAQDVTIPPGAIVLIPFLKMHRDKALWGPDAEQFNPDNFLPERCAQRHPYAFIPFSQGPRNCIGMKYGWISMKILLCHVVRQYRIATDIKLNEIKLSLSLVMKLNKKHLIRLERRCAAS